One Oceanivirga salmonicida genomic window carries:
- the infA gene encoding translation initiation factor IF-1 produces MAKQDVLELEGEILEALPNAMFQIKLENGHTVLGHISGKMRMNYIKILPGDKVTVEISPYDLSRGRIVYRKK; encoded by the coding sequence ATGGCAAAACAAGATGTACTAGAGCTTGAGGGAGAAATATTAGAAGCATTACCAAATGCAATGTTTCAAATCAAACTTGAAAATGGACATACAGTGTTAGGGCATATTTCTGGTAAAATGAGAATGAACTACATCAAAATTTTACCGGGTGATAAAGTAACGGTAGAAATTTCTCCGTATGATTTATCTCGTGGTAGAATCGTATACAGAAAAAAATAG
- the rpmJ gene encoding 50S ribosomal protein L36, with amino-acid sequence MKVRASVKSICDKCKIIKRSGIVRVMCENPKHKQKQG; translated from the coding sequence ATGAAAGTAAGAGCATCTGTAAAAAGTATTTGTGACAAATGCAAGATTATCAAAAGATCTGGCATTGTAAGAGTAATGTGCGAAAACCCTAAACATAAACAAAAACAAGGATAG
- the rpsM gene encoding 30S ribosomal protein S13, which produces MARIAGVDIPKNKRVEISLTYIFGVGKSIANEVLARAEVNKDTKVKDLTEEELGKIRKIVDEYKIEGELRKDIRLNIKRLTDIKCYRGLRHRMGLPVRGQKTKTNARTRKGPVRMAVAKKK; this is translated from the coding sequence TTGGCTAGAATAGCAGGAGTAGATATTCCAAAAAACAAAAGAGTTGAAATATCATTAACTTACATATTTGGTGTAGGTAAAAGTATTGCAAACGAAGTGTTAGCAAGAGCTGAAGTAAACAAAGACACAAAAGTAAAAGACTTAACAGAAGAAGAATTAGGGAAAATCAGAAAAATAGTTGATGAGTACAAAATTGAAGGAGAGTTAAGAAAAGACATTAGACTTAATATCAAGAGATTAACTGATATTAAATGCTATAGAGGATTAAGACATAGAATGGGACTACCAGTAAGAGGACAAAAAACTAAGACTAACGCTAGAACTAGAAAAGGTCCAGTAAGAATGGCAGTTGCTAAGAAAAAATAG
- the rpsK gene encoding 30S ribosomal protein S11 gives MAKKTTVSKKKKLKNVPNGIAYIHSTFNNTVVTITDSEGKVIAWKSGGTSGFKGTKKGTPFAAQIAAEQAAQVAIDNGMKKIEIKIKGPGSGREASIRSIQATELEVTRIIDITPVPHNGARPPKKRM, from the coding sequence GTGGCAAAAAAGACAACAGTTTCAAAGAAAAAGAAATTAAAAAATGTACCAAATGGTATAGCATATATACATTCAACATTTAATAATACAGTTGTTACTATAACAGATTCTGAAGGTAAAGTTATCGCTTGGAAATCAGGTGGAACATCAGGATTTAAAGGAACTAAGAAGGGAACTCCTTTCGCAGCACAAATAGCAGCTGAACAAGCAGCACAAGTTGCAATAGACAATGGAATGAAAAAAATAGAAATAAAAATAAAGGGTCCTGGATCAGGGAGAGAAGCTTCAATAAGATCAATACAGGCTACTGAATTAGAGGTTACTAGAATAATAGATATTACTCCAGTTCCTCATAATGGTGCAAGACCACCTAAGAAGAGAATGTAA
- the rpsD gene encoding 30S ribosomal protein S4, with protein MARNLKPVLKQCRTLGLDPITLGVNKKSKRNKRPNAAKKMTEYGTQLREKQKAKFVYGVQEKQFYKLYEEATRKDGVTGELLLQYLERRLDNVVFRLGIGTTRKQSRQLVNHGHVLVNGKRVNIVSFRVKQGDVIEVREHSKELDVIKNSLGKKSVPGWLELDETKKVGKVLENPTRDVVDFEVDEAMIIEFYSR; from the coding sequence ATGGCAAGAAATTTAAAGCCTGTTTTAAAACAATGTAGAACACTTGGATTAGATCCAATCACATTAGGTGTTAATAAAAAATCAAAAAGAAATAAAAGACCAAACGCTGCTAAGAAAATGACAGAATATGGTACGCAATTAAGAGAAAAGCAAAAAGCAAAATTTGTATACGGAGTTCAAGAAAAACAATTTTATAAATTATATGAAGAAGCAACAAGAAAAGATGGTGTAACTGGTGAGTTACTATTACAATACCTTGAAAGAAGATTAGATAATGTAGTATTTAGATTAGGTATAGGTACAACTAGAAAACAATCAAGACAATTAGTTAATCATGGACATGTACTTGTTAACGGTAAGAGAGTAAACATAGTTTCTTTCAGAGTTAAACAAGGTGATGTAATAGAAGTAAGAGAACATTCTAAAGAATTAGATGTTATTAAAAATTCATTAGGTAAAAAATCTGTTCCAGGATGGCTTGAATTAGATGAAACTAAAAAAGTTGGGAAAGTATTAGAAAATCCAACGAGAGATGTTGTGGATTTTGAAGTTGATGAAGCGATGATAATAGAATTCTATTCTAGATAA
- a CDS encoding DNA-directed RNA polymerase subunit alpha yields MLNIEKIAKNIKLTEEKIDKYSAIYTLEPLYRGYGNTIGNALRRILLSSIPGSAIKGMRIEGVLNEFTTLDGVKEAVTDIILNVKEIIIELDEPGEKRMSLSVKGPKVVTAADIKAEMGINIINPDQVIATVTTDRELIMEFLVDSGEGFVVSDEISKEGWELDFLAVDAIYTPIKKVNYTVKDTMVGRVTNYDKLMLEIVTDGSVEIHDALSYAVELLQVHIKPFTNIGSSMAKYRGDAEEEIIEEEENDYTDLKIEELQLTVRSFNALKRASINTLGELSKLSLSEVEKIKNLGKVSLTEIIDKLKEYGFNLD; encoded by the coding sequence TTGTTAAATATAGAAAAAATAGCAAAAAATATAAAGTTAACAGAGGAAAAGATTGATAAATATTCAGCAATATATACATTAGAACCTTTATATAGAGGTTATGGTAATACCATAGGAAATGCATTAAGAAGAATATTATTATCTTCAATACCAGGTTCTGCCATAAAAGGTATGAGAATAGAAGGTGTATTGAATGAATTTACAACATTAGATGGTGTAAAGGAAGCTGTTACCGATATAATTTTAAATGTTAAAGAAATAATAATTGAGCTTGATGAACCAGGAGAAAAAAGAATGTCTTTATCTGTTAAAGGACCAAAAGTGGTAACAGCAGCAGATATAAAAGCAGAAATGGGAATAAACATAATAAATCCTGATCAAGTAATAGCAACAGTTACTACTGATAGAGAACTTATTATGGAGTTTTTAGTTGATTCTGGTGAAGGGTTCGTAGTATCAGATGAAATTTCAAAAGAAGGTTGGGAATTAGACTTCCTAGCTGTAGATGCTATATATACTCCAATAAAGAAAGTAAACTATACAGTTAAAGATACTATGGTTGGTCGTGTTACTAACTATGATAAACTTATGTTAGAAATAGTTACAGATGGAAGTGTAGAAATTCATGATGCATTATCTTATGCAGTAGAATTATTGCAAGTACATATTAAACCATTTACTAATATAGGTAGTTCTATGGCTAAGTATAGAGGAGATGCAGAAGAAGAAATTATTGAAGAAGAAGAAAATGACTATACAGATTTAAAAATTGAAGAATTACAATTAACTGTTAGATCATTTAATGCTTTGAAAAGAGCAAGTATAAATACATTAGGAGAATTATCTAAGTTGAGTTTATCCGAAGTAGAAAAGATTAAAAATTTAGGAAAAGTATCATTAACTGAAATAATTGATAAATTAAAAGAGTATGGCTTTAACTTAGATTAA